In a single window of the Coregonus clupeaformis isolate EN_2021a chromosome 10, ASM2061545v1, whole genome shotgun sequence genome:
- the LOC121575154 gene encoding tubulin alpha chain isoform X1, whose product MRECISVHVGQAGVQMGNACWELYCLEHGIQPDGQMPSDKTIGGGDDSFNTFFSETGAGKHVPRAVFVDLEPTVIDEVRTGTYRQLFHPEQLITGKEDAANNYARGHYTIGKEIIDMVLDRTRKLADQCTGLQGFLVFHSFGGGTGSGFTSLLMERLSVDYGKKSKLEFSIYPAPQVSTAVVEPYNAILTTHTTLEHSDCAFMVDNEAIYDICRRNLDIERPSYTNLNRLIGQIVSSITASLRFDGALNVDLTEFQTNLVPYPRIHFPLATYAPVISAERAYHEQLSVSEITNACFEPANQMVKCDPRHGKYMACCLLYRGDVVPKDVNAAIATIKTKRSIQFVDWCPTGFKVGINYQPPTVVPGGDLAKVQRAVCMLSNTTAIAEAWARLDHKFDLMYAKRAFVHWYVGEGMEEGEFSEAREDMAALEKDYEEVGVDSIEGEGEEEGEEY is encoded by the exons ATG CGTGAATGTATCTCAGTACACGTGGGTCAGGCTGGAGTCCAGATGGGCAATGCATGCTGGGAACTCTACTGTCTGGAGCACGGGATCCAGCCCGATGGTCAGATGCCCAGTGACAAGACCATCGGAGGAGGAGACGACTCCTTCAACACCTTCTTCAGTGAGACTGGAGCTGGCAAGCATGTCCCCAGGGCTGTGTTTGTGGATCTGGAGCCCACTGTCATTG ATGAGGTGCGCACAGGAACTTACCGCCAGCTCTTCCATCCTGAGCAGCTGATCACTGGGAAGGAGGACGCAGCCAACAACTATGCACGTGGGCATTACACTATCGGCAAAGAGATCATTGACATGGTTCTGGACAGGACTCGCAAACTG GCTGACCAGTGCACTGGCCTCCAGGGCTTCCTGGTCTTCCACAGCTTTGGAGGTGGCACCGGTTCTGGTTTCACCTCCCTGTTGATGGAACGCCTGTCTGTTGACTATGGCAAGAAGTCCAAGCTTGAGTTCTCCATCTACCCAGCTCCACAGGTGTCCACAGCTGTTGTTGAGCCTTACAACGCCATCCTGACCACCCACACCACACTGGAGCATTCTGATTGTGCTTTCATGGTAGACAATGAGGCCATCTATGACATCTGCCGTAGGAACCTTGATATTGAGCGTCCCTCCTACACTAATCTTAACAGGTTGATTGGCCAGATTGTGTCCTCCATCACTGCTTCCCTCCGATTCGATGGTGCCCTCAATGTtgatctgacagagttccagaccaACTTGGTGCCCTATCCCCGTATCCACTTCCCCCTGGCCACCTATGCCCCAGTGATCTCAGCAGAGAGGGCTTACCACGAGCAGCTCTCAGTGTCTGAGATCACCAATGCTTGCTTTGAGCCAGCCAATCAGATGGTGAAATGTGACCCACGTCACGGCAAGTACATGGCCTGCTGTCTGCTGTACCGTGGCGACGTTGTACCCAAAGACGTTAACGCTGCCATTGCCACCATCAAAACAAAACGCTCCATCCAGTTTGTAGACTGGTGCCCAACTGGTTTCAAGGTTGGTATCAACTACCAGCCCCCAACTGTGGTACCTGGTGGAGATCTGGCCAAGGTTCAGAGGGCAGTGTGCATGCTTAGCAACACCACTGCTATTGCAGAGGCCTGGGCCCGTCTTGACCACAAGTTTGACCTGATGTATGCCAAGCGTGCTTTCGTGCACTGGTATGTAGGTGAGGgtatggaggagggagagttCTCTGAGGCCAGGGAGGACATGGCTGCCCTGGAGAAAGATTATGAGGAGGTGGGCGTCGACTCcattgagggagagggagaagaggagggagaggagtatTAA
- the LOC121575154 gene encoding tubulin alpha-1C chain isoform X2 encodes MRECISVHVGQAGVQMGNACWELYCLEHGIQPDGQMPSDKTIGGGDDSFNTFFSETGAGKHVPRAVFVDLEPTVIDEVRTGTYRQLFHPEQLITGKEDAANNYARGHYTIGKEIIDMVLDRTRKLADQCTGLQGFLVFHSFGGGTGSGFTSLLMERLSVDYGKKSKLEFSIYPAPQVSTAVVEPYNAILTTHTTLEHSDCAFMVDNEAIYDICRRNLDIERPSYTNLNRLIGQIVSSITASLRFDGALNVDLTEFQTNLVPYPRIHFPLATYAPVISAERAYHEQLSVSEITNACFEPANQMVKCDPRHGKYMACCLLYRGDVVPKDVNAAIATIKTKRSIQFVDWCPTGFKVGINYQPPTVVPGGDLAKVQRAVCMLSNTTAIAEAWARLDHKFDLMYAKRAFVHWYVGEGMEEGEFSEAREDMAALEKDYEEVGADSVEGEDEGEEY; translated from the exons ATG CGTGAATGTATCTCAGTACACGTGGGTCAGGCTGGAGTCCAGATGGGCAATGCATGCTGGGAACTCTACTGTCTGGAGCACGGGATCCAGCCCGATGGTCAGATGCCCAGTGACAAGACCATCGGAGGAGGAGACGACTCCTTCAACACCTTCTTCAGTGAGACTGGAGCTGGCAAGCATGTCCCCAGGGCTGTGTTTGTGGATCTGGAGCCCACTGTCATTG ATGAGGTGCGCACAGGAACTTACCGCCAGCTCTTCCATCCTGAGCAGCTGATCACTGGGAAGGAGGACGCAGCCAACAACTATGCACGTGGGCATTACACTATCGGCAAAGAGATCATTGACATGGTTCTGGACAGGACTCGCAAACTG GCTGACCAGTGCACTGGCCTCCAGGGCTTCCTGGTCTTCCACAGCTTTGGAGGTGGCACCGGTTCTGGTTTCACCTCCCTGTTGATGGAACGCCTGTCTGTTGACTATGGCAAGAAGTCCAAGCTTGAGTTCTCCATCTACCCAGCTCCACAGGTGTCCACAGCTGTTGTTGAGCCTTACAACGCCATCCTGACCACCCACACCACACTGGAGCATTCTGATTGTGCTTTCATGGTAGACAATGAGGCCATCTATGACATCTGCCGTAGGAACCTTGATATTGAGCGTCCCTCCTACACTAATCTTAACAGGTTGATTGGCCAGATTGTGTCCTCCATCACTGCTTCCCTCCGATTCGATGGTGCCCTCAATGTtgatctgacagagttccagaccaACTTGGTGCCCTATCCCCGTATCCACTTCCCCCTGGCCACCTATGCCCCAGTGATCTCAGCAGAGAGGGCTTACCACGAGCAGCTCTCAGTGTCTGAGATCACCAATGCTTGCTTTGAGCCAGCCAATCAGATGGTGAAATGTGACCCACGTCACGGCAAGTACATGGCCTGCTGTCTGCTGTACCGTGGCGACGTTGTACCCAAAGACGTTAACGCTGCCATTGCCACCATCAAAACAAAACGCTCCATCCAGTTTGTAGACTGGTGCCCAACTGGTTTCAAGGTTGGTATCAACTACCAGCCCCCAACTGTGGTACCTGGTGGAGATCTGGCCAAGGTTCAGAGGGCAGTGTGCATGCTTAGCAACACCACTGCTATTGCAGAGGCCTGGGCCCGTCTTGACCACAAGTTTGACCTGATGTATGCCAAGCGTGCTTTCGTGCACTGGTATGTAGGTGAGGgtatggaggagggagagttCTCTGAGGCCAGGGAGGACATGGCTGCCCTGGAGAAAGATTATGAGGAG
- the LOC121575153 gene encoding tubulin alpha chain yields the protein MRECISIHVGQAGVQIGNACWELYCLEHGIQPDGQMPSDKTIGGGDDSFNTFFSETGAGKHVPRAVFVDLEPTVIDEVRTGTYRQLFHPEQLITGKEDAANNYARGHYTIGKEIIDLVLDRTRKLADQCTGLQGFLVFHSFGGGTGSGFTSLLMERLSVDYGKKSKLEFSIYPAPQVSTAVVEPYNAILTTHTTLEHSDCAFMVDNEAIYDICRRNLDIERPSYTNLNRLISQIVSSITASLRFDGALNVDLTEFQTNLVPYPRIHFPLATYAPVISAERAYHEQLSVSEITNACFEPCNQMVKCDPRHGKYMACCLLYRGDVVPKDVNAAIATIKTKRSIQFVDWCPTGFKVGINYQPPTVVPGGDLAKVQRAVCMLSNTTAVAEAWARLDHKFDLMYAKRAFVHWYVGEGMEEGEFSEAREDMAALEKDYEEVGVDSIEGEGEEEGEEY from the exons ATG cGTGAGTGTATCTCCATCCACGTGGGTCAGGCTGGTGTCCAGATTGGCAATGCCTGCTGGGAGCTCTATTGTCTGGAGCATGGGATCCAGCCGGACGGTCAGATGCCCAGTGACAAGACCATCGGAGGAGGAGATGACTCCTTCAACACTTTCTTCAGTGAGACTGGAGCTGGCAAGCACGTACCCAGGGCTGTGTTTGTGGATCTGGAGCCCACTGTCATTG ATGAGGTGCGAACTGGAACTTACCGCCAGCTCTTCCACCCTGAGCAGCTGATCACTGGGAAGGAGGATGCAGCCAACAACTACGCCCGTGGGCATTACACCATCGGCAAAGAGATCATAGACTTGGTTTTGGACAGGACCCGCAAACTG gctGACCAGTGCACTGGCCTCCAGGGCTTCCTGGTCTTCCACAGCTTCGGAGGTGGCACCGGTTCTGGTTTCACCTCCCTGTTGATGGAACGCCTGTCTGTTGACTATGGCAAGAAGTCCAAGCTTGAGTTCTCCATCTACCCAGCTCCCCAGGTGTCCACAGCTGTTGTTGAGCCTTACAACGCCATCCTGACCACCCACACCACACTGGAGCATTCTGACTGTGCTTTCATGGTAGACAATGAGGCCATCTATGACATCTGCCGTAGAAACCTTGATATTGAGCGTCCCTCCTACACTAATCTTAACAGGTTGATTAGCCAGATTGTGTCCTCCATCACTGCTTCCCTCCGATTTGATGGTGCCCTCAATGTtgatctgacagagttccagaccaACTTGGTGCCCTATCCCCGTATCCACTTCCCCCTGGCCACCTATGCCCCAGTGATCTCAGCAGAGAGGGCTTACCACGAGCAGCTCTCAGTGTCTGAGATCACCAATGCTTGCTTTGAGCCATGTAATCAGATGGTGAAATGTGACCCACGTCACGGCAAGTACATGGCCTGCTGTCTGCTGTACCGTGGCGACGTTGTACCCAAAGACGTTAACGCTGCCATTGCCACCATCAAAACAAAACGCTCCATCCAGTTTGTAGACTGGTGCCCAACTGGTTTCAAGGTTGGTATCAACTACCAGCCCCCAACTGTGGTACCTGGTGGAGATCTGGCCAAGGTCCAGAGGGCAGTGTGCATGCTTAGCAACACCACTGCAGTGGCAGAGGCTTGGGCCCGTCTTGACCACAAGTTTGATCTGATGTATGCCAAGCGTGCTTTCGTGCACTGGTACGTAGGGGAGGgtatggaggagggagagttTTCTGAGGCCAGGGAAGACATGGCTGCCCTGGAGAAAGATTATGAGGAGGTGGGCGTCGACTCcattgagggagagggagaggaggagggagaggagtatTAA